One Castanea sativa cultivar Marrone di Chiusa Pesio chromosome 4, ASM4071231v1 DNA window includes the following coding sequences:
- the LOC142631552 gene encoding uncharacterized protein LOC142631552 translates to MMLVLSMNSKRQRRPNVRLGEIGDVSAAFACRFPQKTEGKLGHKRWRHDFVNPQEFENNFICGFSKFTASEPGISPGTSADLQQNRENKNPNSSNMASEFAISEELGMIKSGLDFSNITRKCRVMKRRGRDARNNNSVFGGTWSYKLSPEFSSEDGRESGGKDFIGFTSNACGDDFPDNGFKDLSDQETPATSKEACEYNTNEPTYNARQQGNLNDPWKEDACYEDNNSFPKSGDVWDEMGSGGSDVYSVKRWLEELGFGKYASVFEIHEVDEEALPLLTLEDLKEMGVFAVGPRRKLFNAIQQLKGEDDSA, encoded by the coding sequence ATGATGTTGGTTCTAAGCATGAATTCAAAGAGACAAAGGCGCCCAAATGTTAGGTTAGGGGAAATTGGTGATGTTTCTGCAGCTTTTGCATGTAGGTTTCCTCAAAAAACTGAGGGAAAATTGGGGCATAAGAGATGGAGACATGATTTTGTGAACCCTCAagaatttgaaaacaatttcatATGTGGGTTCTCAAAGTTCACAGCTTCAGAACCTGGTATCTCTCCAGGGACTTCAGCTGATTTGCAACAGAACAGAGAGAACAAGAATCCAAACTCATCAAACATGGCTTCTGAATTTGCAATTTCAGAGGAGCTTGGTATGATCAAGTCTGGACTGGATTTCAGTAATATAACCCGGAAGTGTAGGGTAATGAAACGACGAGGCCGGGATGCAAGAAACAACAATTCGGTTTTTGGTGGTACTTGGAGTTATAAACTTAGTCCTGAATTCAGTAGTGAAGATGGGAGAGAGAGTGGTGGGAAAGATTTTATTGGGTTCACATCAAATGCGTGCGGGGATGATTTCCCTGATAATGGTTTTAAGGACTTGTCGGATCAAGAAACGCCAGCTACAAGCAAAGAGGCCTGTGAATACAATACGAATGAGCCCACTTATAATGCACGGCAGCAAGGCAATCTCAATGATCCTTGGAAGGAGGATGCTTGTTATGAAGACAACAACTCATTTCCTAAATCTGGCGATGTGTGGGATGAGATGGGATCTGGAGGTAGTGATGTATATAGTGTTAAGAGATGGTTGGAGGAACTCGGGTTTGGTAAGTATGCTAGTGTTTTTGAAATACACGAGGTTGACGAAGAAGCTTTGCCACTACTTACTCTTGAAGATCTCAAAGAGATGGGTGTATTTGCTGTTGGCCCTCGAAGGAAGTTGTTCAATGCAATTCAACAGTTGAAAGGAGAAGATGATTCTGCATGA